A region from the Onychomys torridus chromosome 22, mOncTor1.1, whole genome shotgun sequence genome encodes:
- the Sumf2 gene encoding inactive C-alpha-formylglycine-generating enzyme 2 isoform X1, whose translation MVSSLPLLSLLWLLSSPRLQLGSTEAPTMVQLPGGRFLMGTDAPDGRDGEGPAREVTVKPFAIDVFPVTNKDFREFVREKKYQTEAEAFGWSFVFEDFVSPELRDQGNQMPSVLWWLPVQKAFWRQPAGPGSGIREKLELPVVHVSWNDAGAYCAWRGKRLPTEEEWEFAARGGLKGQVYPWGNQFQPNRTNLWQGKFPKGDRAEDGFHGLSPVNAFPPQNNYGLYDLMGNVWEWTASTYQSAGQDMRVLRGASWIDTADGSANHRARVTTRMGNTPDSASDNLGFRCASSTGRLKEDL comes from the exons ATGGTTTCCTCGCTCCCTCTCTTGTCTCTGCTGTGGCTCCTGTCCAGTCCCAGGCTTCAGCTAG GAAGTACCGAGGCTCCCACCATGGTCCAGCTGCCGGGTGGGAGGTTTCTGATGGGCACAGATGCACCAGATGGCAGAGATGGTGAAGGGCCTGCCCGGGAAGTGACGGTAAAACCCTTTGCCATTGACGTATTTCCAGTCACCAATAAAGATTTCAG GGAATTTGTCCGGGAGAAAAAGTACCAGACTGAGGCTGAGGCCTTTGGGTGGAGCTTCGTCTTTGAGGATTTTGTCTCCCCCGAGCTTAGAGATCAAGGAAATCAGATGCCG TCTGTCCTCTGGTGGCTACCAGTGCAAAAGGCATTTTGGAGGCAG CCTGCAGGTCCCGGCTCTGGCATCCGAGAGAAACTGGAACTTCCGGTGGTACATGTGAGCTGGAACGATGCTGGCGCTTACTGCGCATGGCGGGGAAAGCGGTTACCCACAGAAGAGGAGTGGGAGTTTGCGGCCAGAGGGGGCTTGAAGG gccaggtttaTCCATGGGGGAACCAGTTCCAGCCAAACCGCACCAACCTGTGGCAG GGAAAGTTCCCCAAGGGCGACAGAGCTGAAGACGGTTTTCATGGACTGTCACCAGTGAATGCTTTCCCCCCACAGAACAACTATG GACTATATGACCTCATGGGCAATGTGTGGGAATGGACGGCATCCACGTACCAGTCTGCTGGCCAGGACATGCGTGTCCTCCGGGGGGCATCATGGATCGACACAGCAGACGGCTCGGCCAATCACCGGGCTCGGGTCACCACCAG GATGGGCAACACTCCAGATTCCGCCTCAGACAACCTGGGCTTCCGCTGCGCCTCCAGCACAGGCCGACTGAAGGAGGATCTGTGA
- the Sumf2 gene encoding inactive C-alpha-formylglycine-generating enzyme 2 isoform X2, with translation MVSSLPLLSLLWLLSSPRLQLGSTEAPTMVQLPGGRFLMGTDAPDGRDGEGPAREVTVKPFAIDVFPVTNKDFREFVREKKYQTEAEAFGWSFVFEDFVSPELRDQGNQMPSVLWWLPVQKAFWRQPAGPGSGIREKLELPVVHVSWNDAGAYCAWRGKRLPTEEEWEFAARGGLKGQVYPWGNQFQPNRTNLWQGKFPKGDRAEDGFHGLSPVNAFPPQNNYGWATLQIPPQTTWASAAPPAQAD, from the exons ATGGTTTCCTCGCTCCCTCTCTTGTCTCTGCTGTGGCTCCTGTCCAGTCCCAGGCTTCAGCTAG GAAGTACCGAGGCTCCCACCATGGTCCAGCTGCCGGGTGGGAGGTTTCTGATGGGCACAGATGCACCAGATGGCAGAGATGGTGAAGGGCCTGCCCGGGAAGTGACGGTAAAACCCTTTGCCATTGACGTATTTCCAGTCACCAATAAAGATTTCAG GGAATTTGTCCGGGAGAAAAAGTACCAGACTGAGGCTGAGGCCTTTGGGTGGAGCTTCGTCTTTGAGGATTTTGTCTCCCCCGAGCTTAGAGATCAAGGAAATCAGATGCCG TCTGTCCTCTGGTGGCTACCAGTGCAAAAGGCATTTTGGAGGCAG CCTGCAGGTCCCGGCTCTGGCATCCGAGAGAAACTGGAACTTCCGGTGGTACATGTGAGCTGGAACGATGCTGGCGCTTACTGCGCATGGCGGGGAAAGCGGTTACCCACAGAAGAGGAGTGGGAGTTTGCGGCCAGAGGGGGCTTGAAGG gccaggtttaTCCATGGGGGAACCAGTTCCAGCCAAACCGCACCAACCTGTGGCAG GGAAAGTTCCCCAAGGGCGACAGAGCTGAAGACGGTTTTCATGGACTGTCACCAGTGAATGCTTTCCCCCCACAGAACAACTATG GATGGGCAACACTCCAGATTCCGCCTCAGACAACCTGGGCTTCCGCTGCGCCTCCAGCACAGGCCGACTGA